A window of the Eulemur rufifrons isolate Redbay chromosome 6, OSU_ERuf_1, whole genome shotgun sequence genome harbors these coding sequences:
- the RIC8A gene encoding synembryn-A isoform X4 has protein sequence MEPRAVAEAVATGEEDVIMEALRMYNREHSQSFTFDDAQQEDRKRLAELLVSVLEQGLPASHRVTWLQSVRILSRDRSCLDPFTSRQSLRALACYAGISASEESATEPPDMDVVLESLKCLCNLVLSSPLAQTLAAEARLVAKLAERVSLYGERSFPHDVQFFDLRLLFLLTALRTDVRQQLFQELNGVRLLTDTLELTLGGTPGESPPKLLPPQETERAMEILKVLFNITFDSVKREVEEEDAALYRYLGTLLRHCVMVAAAGDRTEEFHGHTVNLLGNLPLNCLDILLTLEPHKGSLEFMGANMDVIRALLGFLEKRLHQTHRLKESVAPVLSVLTECARRHRPARKFLKAQVLPPLRDVKTRPEVGELLRNKLVRLMTHLDTDVKRVAAEFLFVLCSESVPRFIKYTGYGNAAGLLAARGLMSGGRPEGQYSEDEDTDTDEYKEAKASINPVTGRVEEKLPNPMEGMTEEQKEHEAMKLVNMFDKLSRHRVIQPMGMSPRGHLTSLQDAMCETMEGQLSSDPDSDPD, from the exons ATGGAGCCCCGGGCGGTTGCGGAAGCCGTGGCGACAGGGGAGGAAGACGTGATTATGGAGGCTCTGCGGATGTACAACCGGGAG CACTCCCAGAGCTTCACGTTCGATGATGCCCAACAGGAGGACCGGAAG AGGCTGGCGGAGCTGCTGGTCTCGGTCCTGGAGCAGGGCTTACCAGCCTCCCACCGTGTCACCTGGCTTCAGAGTGTCCGAATCTTGTCCCGGGACCGCAGCTGCCTGGATCCCTTCACCAGCCGCCAGAGCCTTCGGGCACTGGCCTGCTATGCTGGCATCTCGGCCTCCGAAGAATCCGCCACGGAGCCCCCGGACATGGATGTTGTGCTTGAGTCCCTCAAGTGCCTGTGCAACCTCGTGCTCAGCAGCCCCCTGGCACAGACGCTGGCGGCCGAGGCCCGCCTGGTGGCGAAGCTGGCGGAGCGTGTGAGCCTGTACGGCGAGAGGAGCTTCCCCCACGACGTTCAGTTCTTTGACTTGCGGCTCCTCTTCCTGCTGACGGCGTTGCGCACTGACGTGCGGCAGCAGCTGTTTCAGGAGCTGAACGGAGTCCGCTTGCTGACGGACACCCTGGAGCTGACGCTGGGGGGCACTCCTGGAGAGAGCCCTCCCaagctccttcctccccaggagaCGGAGCGGGCCATGGAGATCCTCAAAGTGCTCTTCAACATTACCTTCGACTCTGTCAAGAGGGAGGTGGAAGAG GAAGACGCTGCCCTTTACCGGTACCTGGGCACCCTCCTCCGGCACTGCGTGATGGTTGCTGCTGCTGGAGACCGCACGGAGGAGTTCCATGG CCACACAGTGAACCTTCTGGGCAACTTGCCCCTGAATTGCCTGGACATCCTCCTCACCCTGGAGCCACACAAAGGCTCCCTGGAGTTCATGGGAGCGAACATGGATGTGATTCGTGCCCTCCTCGGCTTCCTGGAGAAGCGTTTGCACCAG ACGCACAGGCTGAAGGAGAGCGTGGCTCCCGTGCTGAGCGTGCTGACGGAGTGCGCCCGCAGGCACCGCCCGGCCAGGAAGTTCCTGAAGGCCCAG GTGCTGCCCCCACTGCGGGACGTGAAGACCCGGCCTGAGGTCGGGGAGCTGCTGCGAAACAAGCTCGTCCGCCTCATGACACACCTGGACACGGACGTGAAGAGGGTGGCTGCCGAGTTCCTGTTTGTCCTGTGCTCAGAGAGCG tgCCGCGGTTCATCAAGTACACAGGCTACGGGAACGCTGCGGGCCTCCTGGCTGCCAGGGGCCTCATGTCGGGGGGCCGGCCCGAGGGCCAGTACTCAGAGGACGAGGACACGGACACGGACGAGTACAAGGAAGCCAAGGCCAG CATAAACCCGGTGACcgggagggtggaggagaagcTGCCCAACCCCATGGAGGGCATGACGGAGGAGCAGAAGGAGCACGAGGCCATGAAGCTGGTGAACATGTTTGACAAGCTCTCCAG GCACAGAGTCATCCAGCCCATGGGGATGAGTCCCCGGGGCCACCTCACATCCCTGCAGGACGCCATGTGCGAGACCATGGAGGGGCAGCTCTCCTCGGACCCTGACTCAGACCCTGACTGA
- the RIC8A gene encoding synembryn-A isoform X2, which produces MEPRAVAEAVATGEEDVIMEALRMYNREHSQSFTFDDAQQEDRKRLAELLVSVLEQGLPASHRVTWLQSVRILSRDRSCLDPFTSRQSLRALACYAGISASEESATEPPDMDVVLESLKCLCNLVLSSPLAQTLAAEARLVAKLAERVSLYGERSFPHDVQFFDLRLLFLLTALRTDVRQQLFQELNGVRLLTDTLELTLGGTPGESPPKLLPPQETERAMEILKVLFNITFDSVKREVEEEDAALYRYLGTLLRHCVMVAAAGDRTEEFHGHTVNLLGNLPLNCLDILLTLEPHKGSLEFMGANMDVIRALLGFLEKRLHQTHRLKESVAPVLSVLTECARRHRPARKFLKAQGQLPPQVLPPLRDVKTRPEVGELLRNKLVRLMTHLDTDVKRVAAEFLFVLCSESVPRFIKYTGYGNAAGLLAARGLMSGGRPEGQYSEDEDTDTDEYKEAKASINPVTGRVEEKLPNPMEGMTEEQKEHEAMKLVNMFDKLSRHRVIQPMGMSPRGHLTSLQDAMCETMEGQLSSDPDSDPD; this is translated from the exons ATGGAGCCCCGGGCGGTTGCGGAAGCCGTGGCGACAGGGGAGGAAGACGTGATTATGGAGGCTCTGCGGATGTACAACCGGGAG CACTCCCAGAGCTTCACGTTCGATGATGCCCAACAGGAGGACCGGAAG AGGCTGGCGGAGCTGCTGGTCTCGGTCCTGGAGCAGGGCTTACCAGCCTCCCACCGTGTCACCTGGCTTCAGAGTGTCCGAATCTTGTCCCGGGACCGCAGCTGCCTGGATCCCTTCACCAGCCGCCAGAGCCTTCGGGCACTGGCCTGCTATGCTGGCATCTCGGCCTCCGAAGAATCCGCCACGGAGCCCCCGGACATGGATGTTGTGCTTGAGTCCCTCAAGTGCCTGTGCAACCTCGTGCTCAGCAGCCCCCTGGCACAGACGCTGGCGGCCGAGGCCCGCCTGGTGGCGAAGCTGGCGGAGCGTGTGAGCCTGTACGGCGAGAGGAGCTTCCCCCACGACGTTCAGTTCTTTGACTTGCGGCTCCTCTTCCTGCTGACGGCGTTGCGCACTGACGTGCGGCAGCAGCTGTTTCAGGAGCTGAACGGAGTCCGCTTGCTGACGGACACCCTGGAGCTGACGCTGGGGGGCACTCCTGGAGAGAGCCCTCCCaagctccttcctccccaggagaCGGAGCGGGCCATGGAGATCCTCAAAGTGCTCTTCAACATTACCTTCGACTCTGTCAAGAGGGAGGTGGAAGAG GAAGACGCTGCCCTTTACCGGTACCTGGGCACCCTCCTCCGGCACTGCGTGATGGTTGCTGCTGCTGGAGACCGCACGGAGGAGTTCCATGG CCACACAGTGAACCTTCTGGGCAACTTGCCCCTGAATTGCCTGGACATCCTCCTCACCCTGGAGCCACACAAAGGCTCCCTGGAGTTCATGGGAGCGAACATGGATGTGATTCGTGCCCTCCTCGGCTTCCTGGAGAAGCGTTTGCACCAG ACGCACAGGCTGAAGGAGAGCGTGGCTCCCGTGCTGAGCGTGCTGACGGAGTGCGCCCGCAGGCACCGCCCGGCCAGGAAGTTCCTGAAGGCCCAG GGACAGCTGCCTCCCCAGGTGCTGCCCCCACTGCGGGACGTGAAGACCCGGCCTGAGGTCGGGGAGCTGCTGCGAAACAAGCTCGTCCGCCTCATGACACACCTGGACACGGACGTGAAGAGGGTGGCTGCCGAGTTCCTGTTTGTCCTGTGCTCAGAGAGCG tgCCGCGGTTCATCAAGTACACAGGCTACGGGAACGCTGCGGGCCTCCTGGCTGCCAGGGGCCTCATGTCGGGGGGCCGGCCCGAGGGCCAGTACTCAGAGGACGAGGACACGGACACGGACGAGTACAAGGAAGCCAAGGCCAG CATAAACCCGGTGACcgggagggtggaggagaagcTGCCCAACCCCATGGAGGGCATGACGGAGGAGCAGAAGGAGCACGAGGCCATGAAGCTGGTGAACATGTTTGACAAGCTCTCCAG GCACAGAGTCATCCAGCCCATGGGGATGAGTCCCCGGGGCCACCTCACATCCCTGCAGGACGCCATGTGCGAGACCATGGAGGGGCAGCTCTCCTCGGACCCTGACTCAGACCCTGACTGA
- the SIRT3 gene encoding NAD-dependent protein deacetylase sirtuin-3, mitochondrial isoform X1 gives MVGAGISTPSGIPDFRSPGSGLYSNLQQYDIPYPEAIFELTFFFHNPKPFFALAKELYPGHCRPNLTHYFLRLLHDKGLLLRLYTQNIDGLERASGIPASKLVEAHGTFASATCTVCRRPFPGEDFWAEVMADRVARCPDCAGVVKPDIVFFGEPLPPRFLLHVADFPMADLLLILGTSLEVEPFASLCEAVRSSVPRLLINRDLVGPLAWRPRSRDVAQLGDVVRGVESLVELLGWTEELRDLMQRETGKGISPEYITLAIPAVPKGGVLGNSDPFPVHVCACLAAWGHGVGTLLSATLVNTSPRPQPPVES, from the exons ATGGTGGGGGCCGGCATCAGCACCCCCAGCGGCATCCCGGACTTCAG atCTCCGGGGAGCGGCCTCTACAGCAACCTCCAGCAGTACGACATCCCTTACCCCGAGGCCATTTTTGAACTGACGTTTTTCTTTCACAACCCCAAGCCATTTTTCGCCTTGGCTAAGGAGCTGTACCCTGGGCACTGCAGGCCCAACCTCACTCACTACTTCCTCCGGCTGCTGCACGACAAGGGGCTGCTTCTGCGACTCTACACGCAGAACATCGACGGCCTTGAGAGAG CGTCTGGCATCCCCGCCTCAAAGCTGGTAGAAGCTCATGGAACCTTTGCCTCTGCCACCTGCACGGTCTGTCGAAGGCCCTTCCCCGGGGAGGACTTCTGG GCAGAGGTGATGGCAGACAGGGTCGCCCGCTGCCCGGACTGTGCCGGCGTCGTGAAGCCCGACATCGTGTTCTTCGGGGAGCCGCTGCCCCCGAGGTTCCTGCTGCACGTGGCTGACTTCCCCATGGCGGACCTGCTGCTCATCCTTGGGACCTCCCTGGAG GTGGAGCCTTTTGCCAGCTTGTGTGAGGCCGTGAGGAGCTCGGTGCCGCGCCTGCTCATCAACCGAGACTTGGTGGGGCCCTTGGCCTGGCGTCCTCGCAGCAGGGACGTGGCTCAGCTGGGGGACGTGGTTCGCGGCGTGGAAAGCCTGGTGGAGCTTCTAGGCTGGACGGAAGAGTTGCGGGATCTTATGCAGCGGGAGACCGGGAAG GGGATTTCACCAGAGTACATCACACTGGCTATTCCTGCTGTCCCCAAGGGAGGTGTCTTAGGAAATTCTGATCCTTTTCCTGTCCACGTCTGCGCCTGCCTTGCGGCTTGGGGCCATGGGGTTGGTACTCTCCTCTCAGCTACGCTGGTAAACACCTCCCCACGCCCCCAGCCTCCGGTtgaatcctga
- the SIRT3 gene encoding NAD-dependent protein deacetylase sirtuin-3, mitochondrial isoform X3 yields MVGAGISTPSGIPDFRSPGSGLYSNLQQYDIPYPEAIFELTFFFHNPKPFFALAKELYPGHCRPNLTHYFLRLLHDKGLLLRLYTQNIDGLERASGIPASKLVEAHGTFASATCTVCRRPFPGEDFWAEVMADRVARCPDCAGVVKPDIVFFGEPLPPRFLLHVADFPMADLLLILGTSLEVSLEPRVDGGEGCLAGDTAQVEPFASLCEAVRSSVPRLLINRDLVGPLAWRPRSRDVAQLGDVVRGVESLVELLGWTEELRDLMQRETGKGISPEYITLAIPAVPKGGVLGNSDPFPVHVCACLAAWGHGVGTLLSATLVNTSPRPQPPVES; encoded by the exons ATGGTGGGGGCCGGCATCAGCACCCCCAGCGGCATCCCGGACTTCAG atCTCCGGGGAGCGGCCTCTACAGCAACCTCCAGCAGTACGACATCCCTTACCCCGAGGCCATTTTTGAACTGACGTTTTTCTTTCACAACCCCAAGCCATTTTTCGCCTTGGCTAAGGAGCTGTACCCTGGGCACTGCAGGCCCAACCTCACTCACTACTTCCTCCGGCTGCTGCACGACAAGGGGCTGCTTCTGCGACTCTACACGCAGAACATCGACGGCCTTGAGAGAG CGTCTGGCATCCCCGCCTCAAAGCTGGTAGAAGCTCATGGAACCTTTGCCTCTGCCACCTGCACGGTCTGTCGAAGGCCCTTCCCCGGGGAGGACTTCTGG GCAGAGGTGATGGCAGACAGGGTCGCCCGCTGCCCGGACTGTGCCGGCGTCGTGAAGCCCGACATCGTGTTCTTCGGGGAGCCGCTGCCCCCGAGGTTCCTGCTGCACGTGGCTGACTTCCCCATGGCGGACCTGCTGCTCATCCTTGGGACCTCCCTGGAG GTGTCACTGGAGCCAAGGGTTGACGGAGGTGAGGGGTGTCTGGCAGGAGACACGGCACAG GTGGAGCCTTTTGCCAGCTTGTGTGAGGCCGTGAGGAGCTCGGTGCCGCGCCTGCTCATCAACCGAGACTTGGTGGGGCCCTTGGCCTGGCGTCCTCGCAGCAGGGACGTGGCTCAGCTGGGGGACGTGGTTCGCGGCGTGGAAAGCCTGGTGGAGCTTCTAGGCTGGACGGAAGAGTTGCGGGATCTTATGCAGCGGGAGACCGGGAAG GGGATTTCACCAGAGTACATCACACTGGCTATTCCTGCTGTCCCCAAGGGAGGTGTCTTAGGAAATTCTGATCCTTTTCCTGTCCACGTCTGCGCCTGCCTTGCGGCTTGGGGCCATGGGGTTGGTACTCTCCTCTCAGCTACGCTGGTAAACACCTCCCCACGCCCCCAGCCTCCGGTtgaatcctga
- the RIC8A gene encoding synembryn-A isoform X1 encodes MEPRAVAEAVATGEEDVIMEALRMYNREHSQSFTFDDAQQEDRKRLAELLVSVLEQGLPASHRVTWLQSVRILSRDRSCLDPFTSRQSLRALACYAGISASEESATEPPDMDVVLESLKCLCNLVLSSPLAQTLAAEARLVAKLAERVSLYGERSFPHDVQFFDLRLLFLLTALRTDVRQQLFQELNGVRLLTDTLELTLGGTPGESPPKLLPPQETERAMEILKVLFNITFDSVKREVEEEDAALYRYLGTLLRHCVMVAAAGDRTEEFHGHTVNLLGNLPLNCLDILLTLEPHKGSLEFMGANMDVIRALLGFLEKRLHQVGWGRLCRLPGGSAWPSCTALVTASAPSTLTHRLKESVAPVLSVLTECARRHRPARKFLKAQVLPPLRDVKTRPEVGELLRNKLVRLMTHLDTDVKRVAAEFLFVLCSESVPRFIKYTGYGNAAGLLAARGLMSGGRPEGQYSEDEDTDTDEYKEAKASINPVTGRVEEKLPNPMEGMTEEQKEHEAMKLVNMFDKLSRHRVIQPMGMSPRGHLTSLQDAMCETMEGQLSSDPDSDPD; translated from the exons ATGGAGCCCCGGGCGGTTGCGGAAGCCGTGGCGACAGGGGAGGAAGACGTGATTATGGAGGCTCTGCGGATGTACAACCGGGAG CACTCCCAGAGCTTCACGTTCGATGATGCCCAACAGGAGGACCGGAAG AGGCTGGCGGAGCTGCTGGTCTCGGTCCTGGAGCAGGGCTTACCAGCCTCCCACCGTGTCACCTGGCTTCAGAGTGTCCGAATCTTGTCCCGGGACCGCAGCTGCCTGGATCCCTTCACCAGCCGCCAGAGCCTTCGGGCACTGGCCTGCTATGCTGGCATCTCGGCCTCCGAAGAATCCGCCACGGAGCCCCCGGACATGGATGTTGTGCTTGAGTCCCTCAAGTGCCTGTGCAACCTCGTGCTCAGCAGCCCCCTGGCACAGACGCTGGCGGCCGAGGCCCGCCTGGTGGCGAAGCTGGCGGAGCGTGTGAGCCTGTACGGCGAGAGGAGCTTCCCCCACGACGTTCAGTTCTTTGACTTGCGGCTCCTCTTCCTGCTGACGGCGTTGCGCACTGACGTGCGGCAGCAGCTGTTTCAGGAGCTGAACGGAGTCCGCTTGCTGACGGACACCCTGGAGCTGACGCTGGGGGGCACTCCTGGAGAGAGCCCTCCCaagctccttcctccccaggagaCGGAGCGGGCCATGGAGATCCTCAAAGTGCTCTTCAACATTACCTTCGACTCTGTCAAGAGGGAGGTGGAAGAG GAAGACGCTGCCCTTTACCGGTACCTGGGCACCCTCCTCCGGCACTGCGTGATGGTTGCTGCTGCTGGAGACCGCACGGAGGAGTTCCATGG CCACACAGTGAACCTTCTGGGCAACTTGCCCCTGAATTGCCTGGACATCCTCCTCACCCTGGAGCCACACAAAGGCTCCCTGGAGTTCATGGGAGCGAACATGGATGTGATTCGTGCCCTCCTCGGCTTCCTGGAGAAGCGTTTGCACCAGGTAGGCTGGGGACGGCTGTGCAGGCTCCCGGGGGGCTCCGCCTGGCCTTCCTGCACAGCCTTGGTCACTGCCTCTGCCCCGTCCACACTG ACGCACAGGCTGAAGGAGAGCGTGGCTCCCGTGCTGAGCGTGCTGACGGAGTGCGCCCGCAGGCACCGCCCGGCCAGGAAGTTCCTGAAGGCCCAG GTGCTGCCCCCACTGCGGGACGTGAAGACCCGGCCTGAGGTCGGGGAGCTGCTGCGAAACAAGCTCGTCCGCCTCATGACACACCTGGACACGGACGTGAAGAGGGTGGCTGCCGAGTTCCTGTTTGTCCTGTGCTCAGAGAGCG tgCCGCGGTTCATCAAGTACACAGGCTACGGGAACGCTGCGGGCCTCCTGGCTGCCAGGGGCCTCATGTCGGGGGGCCGGCCCGAGGGCCAGTACTCAGAGGACGAGGACACGGACACGGACGAGTACAAGGAAGCCAAGGCCAG CATAAACCCGGTGACcgggagggtggaggagaagcTGCCCAACCCCATGGAGGGCATGACGGAGGAGCAGAAGGAGCACGAGGCCATGAAGCTGGTGAACATGTTTGACAAGCTCTCCAG GCACAGAGTCATCCAGCCCATGGGGATGAGTCCCCGGGGCCACCTCACATCCCTGCAGGACGCCATGTGCGAGACCATGGAGGGGCAGCTCTCCTCGGACCCTGACTCAGACCCTGACTGA
- the BET1L gene encoding BET1-like protein, whose protein sequence is MADWARGQSPGAVEDLLDRENKRMTDSLASKVTRLKSLALDIDRDAEDQNRYLDGMDSDFSSMTSLLTGSVKRFSTMARSGRDNRKLLCGVAVGLIVVFFILSYFLSRTRT, encoded by the exons ATGGCGGACTGGGCCCGGG GCCAGAGCCCTGGTGCTGTGGAAGACCTTCTAGACCGGGAGAACAAGCGGATGACTGACAGCCTGGCCTCCAAGGTCACCAGGCTCAAATCG CTGGCCCTGGACATTGACAGGGATGCAGAAGACCAGAACCGGTACCTGGATGGGATG GACTCGGATTTCTCGAGCATGACCAGCCTGCTTACGGGGAGCGTGAAGCGCTTTTCCACGATGGCAAGGTCTGGGCGAGACAACCGGAAGCTTCTGTGTGGTGTGGCCGTGGGCCTAATCGTGGTCTTCTTCATTCTCTCCTACTTCTTGTCAAGGACAAGGACGTGA
- the SIRT3 gene encoding NAD-dependent protein deacetylase sirtuin-3, mitochondrial isoform X2 — MVGAGISTPSGIPDFRSPGSGLYSNLQQYDIPYPEAIFELTFFFHNPKPFFALAKELYPGHCRPNLTHYFLRLLHDKGLLLRLYTQNIDGLERASGIPASKLVEAHGTFASATCTVCRRPFPGEDFWAEVMADRVARCPDCAGVVKPDIVFFGEPLPPRFLLHVADFPMADLLLILGTSLEVSLEPRVDGGEGCLAGDTAQVEPFASLCEAVRSSVPRLLINRDLVGPLAWRPRSRDVAQLGDVVRGVESLVELLGWTEELRDLMQRETGKLHGQDT; from the exons ATGGTGGGGGCCGGCATCAGCACCCCCAGCGGCATCCCGGACTTCAG atCTCCGGGGAGCGGCCTCTACAGCAACCTCCAGCAGTACGACATCCCTTACCCCGAGGCCATTTTTGAACTGACGTTTTTCTTTCACAACCCCAAGCCATTTTTCGCCTTGGCTAAGGAGCTGTACCCTGGGCACTGCAGGCCCAACCTCACTCACTACTTCCTCCGGCTGCTGCACGACAAGGGGCTGCTTCTGCGACTCTACACGCAGAACATCGACGGCCTTGAGAGAG CGTCTGGCATCCCCGCCTCAAAGCTGGTAGAAGCTCATGGAACCTTTGCCTCTGCCACCTGCACGGTCTGTCGAAGGCCCTTCCCCGGGGAGGACTTCTGG GCAGAGGTGATGGCAGACAGGGTCGCCCGCTGCCCGGACTGTGCCGGCGTCGTGAAGCCCGACATCGTGTTCTTCGGGGAGCCGCTGCCCCCGAGGTTCCTGCTGCACGTGGCTGACTTCCCCATGGCGGACCTGCTGCTCATCCTTGGGACCTCCCTGGAG GTGTCACTGGAGCCAAGGGTTGACGGAGGTGAGGGGTGTCTGGCAGGAGACACGGCACAG GTGGAGCCTTTTGCCAGCTTGTGTGAGGCCGTGAGGAGCTCGGTGCCGCGCCTGCTCATCAACCGAGACTTGGTGGGGCCCTTGGCCTGGCGTCCTCGCAGCAGGGACGTGGCTCAGCTGGGGGACGTGGTTCGCGGCGTGGAAAGCCTGGTGGAGCTTCTAGGCTGGACGGAAGAGTTGCGGGATCTTATGCAGCGGGAGACCGGGAAG CTCCACGGACAGGACACATAG
- the RIC8A gene encoding synembryn-A isoform X3 gives MEPRAVAEAVATGEEDVIMEALRMYNREVTHWVSLQHSQSFTFDDAQQEDRKRLAELLVSVLEQGLPASHRVTWLQSVRILSRDRSCLDPFTSRQSLRALACYAGISASEESATEPPDMDVVLESLKCLCNLVLSSPLAQTLAAEARLVAKLAERVSLYGERSFPHDVQFFDLRLLFLLTALRTDVRQQLFQELNGVRLLTDTLELTLGGTPGESPPKLLPPQETERAMEILKVLFNITFDSVKREVEEEDAALYRYLGTLLRHCVMVAAAGDRTEEFHGHTVNLLGNLPLNCLDILLTLEPHKGSLEFMGANMDVIRALLGFLEKRLHQTHRLKESVAPVLSVLTECARRHRPARKFLKAQVLPPLRDVKTRPEVGELLRNKLVRLMTHLDTDVKRVAAEFLFVLCSESVPRFIKYTGYGNAAGLLAARGLMSGGRPEGQYSEDEDTDTDEYKEAKASINPVTGRVEEKLPNPMEGMTEEQKEHEAMKLVNMFDKLSRHRVIQPMGMSPRGHLTSLQDAMCETMEGQLSSDPDSDPD, from the exons ATGGAGCCCCGGGCGGTTGCGGAAGCCGTGGCGACAGGGGAGGAAGACGTGATTATGGAGGCTCTGCGGATGTACAACCGGGAGGTGA CCCACTGGGTCTCTCTCCAGCACTCCCAGAGCTTCACGTTCGATGATGCCCAACAGGAGGACCGGAAG AGGCTGGCGGAGCTGCTGGTCTCGGTCCTGGAGCAGGGCTTACCAGCCTCCCACCGTGTCACCTGGCTTCAGAGTGTCCGAATCTTGTCCCGGGACCGCAGCTGCCTGGATCCCTTCACCAGCCGCCAGAGCCTTCGGGCACTGGCCTGCTATGCTGGCATCTCGGCCTCCGAAGAATCCGCCACGGAGCCCCCGGACATGGATGTTGTGCTTGAGTCCCTCAAGTGCCTGTGCAACCTCGTGCTCAGCAGCCCCCTGGCACAGACGCTGGCGGCCGAGGCCCGCCTGGTGGCGAAGCTGGCGGAGCGTGTGAGCCTGTACGGCGAGAGGAGCTTCCCCCACGACGTTCAGTTCTTTGACTTGCGGCTCCTCTTCCTGCTGACGGCGTTGCGCACTGACGTGCGGCAGCAGCTGTTTCAGGAGCTGAACGGAGTCCGCTTGCTGACGGACACCCTGGAGCTGACGCTGGGGGGCACTCCTGGAGAGAGCCCTCCCaagctccttcctccccaggagaCGGAGCGGGCCATGGAGATCCTCAAAGTGCTCTTCAACATTACCTTCGACTCTGTCAAGAGGGAGGTGGAAGAG GAAGACGCTGCCCTTTACCGGTACCTGGGCACCCTCCTCCGGCACTGCGTGATGGTTGCTGCTGCTGGAGACCGCACGGAGGAGTTCCATGG CCACACAGTGAACCTTCTGGGCAACTTGCCCCTGAATTGCCTGGACATCCTCCTCACCCTGGAGCCACACAAAGGCTCCCTGGAGTTCATGGGAGCGAACATGGATGTGATTCGTGCCCTCCTCGGCTTCCTGGAGAAGCGTTTGCACCAG ACGCACAGGCTGAAGGAGAGCGTGGCTCCCGTGCTGAGCGTGCTGACGGAGTGCGCCCGCAGGCACCGCCCGGCCAGGAAGTTCCTGAAGGCCCAG GTGCTGCCCCCACTGCGGGACGTGAAGACCCGGCCTGAGGTCGGGGAGCTGCTGCGAAACAAGCTCGTCCGCCTCATGACACACCTGGACACGGACGTGAAGAGGGTGGCTGCCGAGTTCCTGTTTGTCCTGTGCTCAGAGAGCG tgCCGCGGTTCATCAAGTACACAGGCTACGGGAACGCTGCGGGCCTCCTGGCTGCCAGGGGCCTCATGTCGGGGGGCCGGCCCGAGGGCCAGTACTCAGAGGACGAGGACACGGACACGGACGAGTACAAGGAAGCCAAGGCCAG CATAAACCCGGTGACcgggagggtggaggagaagcTGCCCAACCCCATGGAGGGCATGACGGAGGAGCAGAAGGAGCACGAGGCCATGAAGCTGGTGAACATGTTTGACAAGCTCTCCAG GCACAGAGTCATCCAGCCCATGGGGATGAGTCCCCGGGGCCACCTCACATCCCTGCAGGACGCCATGTGCGAGACCATGGAGGGGCAGCTCTCCTCGGACCCTGACTCAGACCCTGACTGA